In a single window of the Flavivirga spongiicola genome:
- a CDS encoding PorP/SprF family type IX secretion system membrane protein, with product MKINIKYNLMIATALLCCISAFAQQLPQFTQYMFNTVSINPAYAGSRETLNITALHRSQWVGIEGAPVTQTASIHSPLRNERIGLGLSFINDHLGFENFSYVYGDFSYTIKTGKKTELAFGLKGGFTFFNLDQKLLDDSSIANDPFFNEFSNRIAPNFGVGFYWHTNKWYIGLSAPRILNTDLNNTRNNIQANFVSLERINYFLTAGYVFDLNDAIKFKPSVLARATNGAPASFDFTTNFLFNEKFWLGAAYRINEQTEAIGALVDFQISNQLRIGYAYEYPLSDLRAYTGGTHEVLLIFEVFKSKRIKSPRYF from the coding sequence ATGAAAATAAATATTAAGTATAATCTCATGATTGCAACTGCACTTTTATGTTGTATATCAGCATTTGCACAACAATTGCCTCAGTTTACGCAATATATGTTTAATACAGTTTCAATAAATCCTGCTTATGCTGGTAGTAGAGAAACATTAAACATTACGGCACTACATCGAAGTCAATGGGTTGGTATAGAAGGTGCTCCAGTAACTCAAACTGCCTCAATACATTCACCTTTAAGAAATGAAAGGATTGGATTGGGGCTATCTTTTATAAATGATCATTTGGGATTTGAAAACTTCTCTTATGTTTATGGCGATTTTTCTTATACAATTAAAACAGGAAAAAAAACAGAACTTGCTTTTGGTTTAAAAGGAGGTTTTACTTTTTTCAATCTTGATCAAAAATTATTAGATGATTCTTCAATTGCGAATGACCCATTTTTTAATGAGTTTTCTAATCGTATAGCTCCTAATTTTGGCGTCGGATTTTATTGGCATACCAATAAATGGTATATCGGATTATCTGCCCCACGGATATTAAACACTGATTTAAATAATACTAGGAATAACATTCAGGCAAATTTTGTTTCTCTAGAAAGAATTAATTATTTTCTAACAGCAGGTTATGTATTTGACCTTAATGATGCTATTAAATTTAAACCTTCAGTTTTAGCTAGAGCTACTAATGGAGCTCCTGCTTCATTTGATTTTACAACTAATTTTTTATTTAACGAAAAATTTTGGTTAGGGGCTGCTTATCGTATTAATGAGCAAACTGAAGCTATTGGAGCACTTGTGGATTTTCAAATATCTAATCAGCTAAGAATTGGCTATGCTTATGAATACCCTTTATCAGATTTAAGAGCATATACAGGTGGAACGCACGAAGTACTCTTAATTTTTGAAGTCTTTAAAAGTAAACGTATAAAATCTCCAAGATATTTCTAA